CGGACAGACGCAGAAACGACAGGGGGGCCGCAAGGCCCCCCTTCTTGTTTACTCCATTGACATGTACACGTCGCACATATACTCGTGGTGCATGATCGTTTCCTTCCGGTGCAGCGACGCCGAACGACTGTTCAACCGCGAGGGCGTGCGGCGCTTTCCCCCGGACATCCAGCGCGCCGCCCTACGCAAACTGCTCATGCTCCATGCGGCGCAAAGCCTGGACGACCTGCGCGTGCCCCCAGGAAACCGCCTGGAAAGGCTCAAGGGGGACAGGGTCGGCGCGCACAGCATCCGCATCAACGACCAGTGGCGCATCTGCTTCGTGTGGACAAAAGACGGCGCGCAGGATGTGGAAATCGTTGACTACCACTAGGAGCCACCAGTCATGAACACCAACACGCCCGCCCTTCTTCCCGTACATCCGGGAGAAATTTTGCTGGAAGAATTCCTGCTGCCCATGGGGATTTCACAGTCCAGGCTGGCCATCGCCATCCGTGTGCCCTTGCAGCGTGTGCATGATTTGGTGCACGGCAGGCGCGCCGTCACCCTGGACACGGCGGCCCGTCTGGCCCGCTTCTTCGGCACCAGCACGGAATTCTGGCTCAACCTGCAGACGCGCTTCGAACTGGACAAAGCCCACGACGAGGGGCTTTTCGCCAGAATCGCGGACGATGTGCACCCCATGGGCCGAGCCTGAACCGTCAACCTGCGTACCAGCATAACAAAGAGGGGGGCCTTTCGGCCCCCCTTCTCTTTTCCACAGATTCGTTCAAACGACGCTTACGCGGCCTGCTGCAGCCCCTTGGTGAAGGCCAAGCCTTGGGCGAAGTCCAGGGTGCCCGCGTAGATGGCGCGGCCGCTGATGGCCCCTTGCAGGCCCTTGGAGGCCAGCGGCGCAAGGTTCTTGAGGTCGTCCAGGTTGGTGACGCCCCCGGCCGCCACAACGGGCAGTTTGGTGGCCTCGCACAGAGCAGCCAACGCGGGCAGGTTCACCCCGCTCTGCATCCCGTCCCGGGCGATGTCGGTGTAGATGATGAAGGCGGCCCCGGCGGCCTCGATGCGCGGCAGCACGTCCATGACGGTCATGCCCGCATCGGCCACCCAGCCACGGCTTTTCAGTTGCCCGCCCACCGCGTCCAGGCTGACGCCCACCTTGCCGGGAAGCTGTGCGCACATGCTGGCGAAGAGTTCCGGCTGCTCAAGGGCGATGGTGCCGATGATGAGCCGGGTCACCCCGGCCTCCACATAGGCCTTGGCCGTGTCCAGATCGCGAATGCCGCCGCCCAGCTGCACGGGAACGCCCGCCTCGGCGCAGATGCGCTTCACCAGTTCGAAGTTGCGCGGCAATCCGCTGAAGGCGCCGTCCAGGTCCACCACATGCAGCCACTGGGCGCCCTGGCGCACCCAGGAGAGCGCGCTCTCGGCCGGGTCCTCGCCGAACACGGTCACCGCGTCGGCGCGGCCCTGCTCCAGGCGCACGCAGCGCCCGTCCTTGATGTCCACGGCGGGGAACAGAATCACAAGCCCATCTCCCGCAAGCCCGCCTCGACGCCCTCCTTGGCCAGGGTATCGGCGCTGACCCACTCGCCCTTGCGCTTCACGTACTTGCCGAAATCGAGCAGATTGTCGGAAAGCGCCTTCTGGGTCTCGTCGTAGTGGTAGCGCGACACCAGCCGCTCGCCCTTCACGTCGATGAGGTAGAAATCCATGACCACCGATGCGGGCTTGCCGCCACCCTCCAGCTCCTTCCAGTACAGCACCTGCGGCACCAGCAGGAAGTCCGCGGGCAGGCAGCGGCCAACGCCCAGCCAGTAGGACCAGGCGGACTCGCGCGCCTTGCCGGAGCGCTCGAAGGTGACGATCTCCTGGCACTGGCGCACGGCGGCCGGGGTGCCGGTGGTGCTGACGCCGTGGGCGCGCAGGGTTTGGCTCACGGCGGCGTCCAGGGCGGCCAGCACTTCGGGCTTCACCGGGCGGCCTTCCTCGGGCAGGTAGCCTGCGATGAGCTCCCAATTGTACTTGGGCGCGCTGAAGGCCGCCACGGCGATGGAGCCCATGGGCCGAAGCTGCGGGGTGACGGGTTTGGGGGCGCAGGACGCCAGGCCCAGGCACAGGGCGACGATGAAGAACAGCTTGCGTGCGAGCATCAATCCACACTCCCCTTGGTGCTGGGCGCGCCAGTGCGGCTAACCTGAACGGCCTGGCGCAACGCCAAGCCCAGGGCCTTGAAGGCGGCCTCCAGCAGATGATGGCCGTTTTTCCCGTAGGCGAAGCGGATGTGCAGGTTCATGCCCGCCCGCTGCGCAAGGGACTTGAAGAATTCGCGCCAGACGTCCTTTTCCTCCCCGGCGATGACGGCGGGCAAAAGAACGTCGTCGTAGACGAGATAGGGCCGGCCGGACAGGTCGACCACCACTTCGGCCAGGGCTTCGTCCATGGGCACCTTGGCCGAGGCCACGCGGGCGATGCCCGCCTTGTCGCCCAGGGCCTCCGCCAGGGCCTGGCCCAGGGTCAGGCCGATGTCCTCCAGGCTGTGGTGCGCGTCCACCTCCAGGTCGCCCTTGCAGGAAAGCCGCAAGTCGAACCCGGCCCAGAAGCTCATCAAGGTCAGCATGTGGTCGGCGAAGCCCATGCCCGTGGCGATGGTGCTCTCTCCCGCGCCAGCCAGGGCGAGTTCGACGCGGATGTCGGTCTCCCTGGTGGTGCGTACGATGAACGCGGTGCGCTCAGCCACTGTGTCGCTCCTTATCCCCGGCGCACGCCGGGCTTGCGCTACTCCCATGACCGGGGCCGCGCGGCCTTGTCAAGCCGCCGAGGCCTGAACCGTCGAAAGAATCCCCCGGGCCGCAGCCCCTAGGCCGCCGCCGGAGGCGTCTCGCCCTCCTGCTGCGCGGGCTTGCGCTTCTTGCCGAAGAAGAAGGCCAGCCACACGCCCACCTCGTACAGCACGCACAGGGGCACGGCCATCATGGTCTGGCTGATGGCGTCCGGCGGGGTGAGGGCCGCCGCAAGGACGAAGGCCGCGAGGATGGCGTACTTGCGCTTCTTCTTGAGCCCCTCGTGCGTCACCAGGCCCAGGCGGGCCAGGAAGAACAGGAACAGCGGCAGCTCGAACACGATGCCGAAGGCGAAGAGCAGCTTGAGCACGAAGTCCAGGTACTCGTCCAGCTTTGGCGTGAACACCAGCATGTCGTTGGAGTAGCTGGCGAAGAACTCGAAGCCGAAGGGGAAGACCACGAAGTAGCCGAACAGCGCCCCGCAGGTGAAGCACAAAGCCGAGAAAAAGGCGATGGGCATGATCCACTTGCGCTCGTGGGAGTAGAGCCCCGGCGCGATGAACTGCCAGATCTGATAGAAGATGTACGGGCTGGACACGAACATGCCCGCCACGAAGGCCACCTTCATCTCGGTGAAAAAGGCCTCCGTGGGCAGGGTGTAGATGAAGTGGCTCTGCTTGATGGCGTCGAGCATGGGCTGCATGAGCACGGTCAAAATCTTCTGGGCGAAGGCGTAGCAGCCCAGGAAGCCCACAAGAACGGCGATGGCGCTGCGGGTCAGGCGCTTGCGCAGGTCGTTCAGGTGGCCGAAAAGGCTCATGCGCCCGGCCTCCCCCTCGCCCACGGCGTCGTCCCCCTTGGGCGGCGGCGGCGGCGGAACATCGTCCCCTGCTCCGGCTGCCGGCGGCGCGGGCTCCGCAGCTTCTGCTGGCGGCATGGGCTCAGCGGCCTCGGCTGGCGGCATGGGCTCCGCAGCTTCCGCTGGCGGCATGGGCTCAGCGGCCTCTGCTGGCGGCATGGGCTCCGCAGCTTCCGCTGGCGGCATGGGCTCAGCGGCCTCGGCACCGGGGACGGCCTCGGCTGCGGGAGCCTGCGCGGGCTCGACGGGCGCGGCGTCGCCCTGTGCGGGTTCGGCCGGGGCCTCTTCCGCTCCGGCGCGCTCCACCGGCGGCTGCCCGGGCAGGCCGGAGAGGTCCGGCGCGTCCTGGGGCTCGGCGGCAGACCCGGCCACGGTTTCGTCCGCAGGCTGTGTTTCGGGCTCGGACGAAGGTTCGGCCGCGGGTTTGGCTTCGCCCCCGGATGCGGTCTCAGTCGAAGGCTGCGTCTCGGGTTCGGCCGCAGGCGTGGACGCGGAATCCTTGTTGCCGAACAGGTGCTCCTCGGCCTCGGCCTTGCGGCGCTCGAAGTCGGCCATTTCGGTTTCGCGCTCGATGGTGCGCTTGAACTCGCCGCTCATCTGCTTGAATTCGCCGATGGCCTTGCCCACCGACTTCATGAGGTCGGGCAGCTTCTTGGGATCCACCACGAGAATCGCCACAAGGGCGATAAGGAGCATTTCACCGGTGCCGGGCATAGGCCTTCCTGAGTCTTGTCGTCAGCGGCGGGAGCGCCGTTTCGTCGCCTCTGCTACTCCCACTCGATGGTGCTGGGCGGCTTGCTGGAGATGTCGAAAACCACGCGGTTCACGCCCTTGACCTCGTTGATGATGCGGCTCGACATGCGGGCCAGCACCTCGGAGGGCAGGCGCGACCAGTCGGCGGTCATGGCGTCGATGCTGTCCACGATGCGCAGGGCGATGACGTGCTCATAGGTGCGGTCGTCGCCCATCACCCCCACGGTCTTAAGGGGCAAAAGCACGGCGAAACCCTGCCAGACCTTGCGGTACCAGTCCGTGGCAAGCAGTTCGTGCTGCACGATCTTGTCGGCCTGGCGCAGGATCTCCAGCCGCTCCTCGGTGATCTCGCCGATGACGCGGATGGCCAGCCCCGGGCCGGGGAAGGGGTGGCGCCAGATGATGTGCTCGGGCATACCCAGTTCGTAGGCGACCTTGCGCACCTCGTCCTTGAACAGCTCGCGCAGGGGCTCCACCAGCTTCAGGTTCATCTTTTCGGGCAGGCCGCCCACGTTGTGGTGGCTCTTGATGACCGCGCTGGGGCCCTTGAAGGACACGGACTCGATGACGTCCGGGTACAGGGTGCCCTGGCCCAGGAAGCCGACGCCCTCAATGGCCTTGGCCTCGCGGTCGAAGACCTCGATGAAGGTGTAGCCGATGATCTTGCGCTTCTGCTCCGGGTCTTCGACCCCTTTCAATTTGTCGAGGAACTCCTTGCGGGCATCGACGCACTTCACGTTCAGGTCGAAGTGCTCCTCCAGGAAGGCGATGACCTCCTGACGCTCGCCCATGCGGAGCAGGCCGTTGTCCACGAAGATGCAATACAGGCGCTTGCCGATGGCGCGGTTCAAAAGCACGGCGGCCACGGTGGAGTCGATGCCGCCGGAGAGGCCGAGGACCACCTTGCCCTCGCCCACCTGCTCGCTCATGGTCTTAATGGAGGAGTCCACAAAGGAGCTCATGGTCCAGCCGGGCTTGAGGCCCGCGATCTTGAACAGGAAGTTCGACAGGATGCGCTCGCCCTGGTCGGTGTGGGCGACCTCCGGGTGGAACTGCACGGCGTAGATCTTGCGGGCCGGGTCGCACATGGCGGCGTGCTCCAGGCTGCCGGTCCTGCCGATGCAGGCAAAGCCTGTGGGCAGCTGGCCCACATGGTCGCCGTGGCTCATCCACACGGTGAGCTTCTCCTTGCCCTCCACCCCGGCGAAAAGCGGGCAGTCGGCAAAGGCCTCGAACTCGGCGCGGCCGTATTCGCGGTCCTTAGAGCGGGTCACCACGCCATCAAGGGTGTGCGCCAGAATCTGCATTCCGTAGCAGATGCCCAAAATGGGCAGGCCCCAGGAGAGATATTCCTTGGGCAACGGGGGCGCGCCCTCGTCGTGCACGCTGGAGGGCCCGCCGGAAAGCACAAGCGCGCTGGGGTTCATGGCCCGGATGGCGGCCGGGTCGCTGGTGCAGGGGTGGATTTCCGAATACACCCCGGCCTCGCGGATGCGCCGCGCGATGAGCTGGGTGACCTGCGACCCGAAATCGATGATGATGACCTTGTCCTGCTGCTGCATGGAGCGTCCCTTTGCGCGGTCCCTAGGACTCGACGCGGTAGTTGGGGGATTCCTTGGTGATGATGACGTCGTGCACGTGGCTTTCGCGCAGGCCGGCGGCGCTGATCTCCATAAAGCGCGCCTTCTGCTTCAGCTCCTCGATGCTGGCGCAGCCCAGATACCCCATGCCGGAGCGCAGGCCGCCCACCAGCTGGTGCAGGCTTTCGCCCACCTGCCCGCGGAAGGGCACGCGGCCGACGATGCCTTCGGGCACGAGCTTCTTGCTCTTGTCCTGGAAGTAGCGGTCGGAGCTGCCCGCGTTCATGGCGTCTATGCTGCCCATGCCGCGGTAGATCTTGTAGGTGCGGCCCTGGTACAGGATGGTTTCGCCGGGGCTCTCCTCGGTTCCGGCGAAAAGCGAGCCCATCATGCAGGTGTCGGCTCCGGCGGCCAGCGCCTTCACCACGTCGCCGGAGAACTTGATGCCGCCGTCGGCGATGATGCACTTGTTCGCCTCGCGGCAGGCGCGGCCCGCCTCCAGGATGGCGGTGATCTGCGGCACGCCCACGCCGGCCACGATGCGCGTGGTGCAGATGCTTCCCGGACCGATGCCCACCTTCACGGTGTCCACCCCGGCCTCGATGAGGGCCTTGGCCCCGTTGTAAGTGGCCACGTTGCCGCCGATGATCTGGGCGTCGGGGAAGGCGTCGCGCAGGGCGCGGCAGGCCTTGAGGATGTTGGCGGAATGCCCGTGGGCGCTGTCGAGCACGATGAAGTCCACCCCGGCGCGCAAAATCGCCTCGGCCCGGGCGATGCCGTCCTGGCCCACGCCCACGGCCGCGCCCACGCGCAGGCGGCCCTTGTCGTCCTTGCAGGCGTTGGGGTACTTTTTGACCTTCTCGATGTCCTTGATGGTGATGAGGCCTTTCAGCTTGTTCTCGTCGTCCACCACCAGCAGCTTTTCGATGCGGTTCTGGTGCAGGTGGCGCTTGGCCTCCTCGTCGCTGATGCCCTCGGGCACGGTGATGAGGTTGCGGCTGGTCATGACCTCGGAAACCGGGGTGGCGGGATCGGTGACGAAGCGCACGTCGCGGTTGGTGACGATGCCCACGAGCTTGTCGCCCTTGACCACGGGCAGTCCGCTGATGCGGTACTCGCTCATGAGGGAGAGCACCTTGCCCACGTTGTCGTCGGGGTGCACGGTCACGGGATCGTGGATCATGCCCGACTCGCTCTTCTTGACCTTGTCCACCTCGCGCACCTGGTCGCGAATGCTCATGTTCTTGTGGATGACGCCCACGCCGCCCGCGCGCGCCATGCTGATGGCCATGCGCGCCTCGGTCACGGTGTCCATGGCGGCGGACAGAAGCGGGATGTTCAGGCGGATTTCGGGGGTGAGCTGGGTGCCCACGTCAACGCTGTCCGGCAGGACCTCGGAATAATCGGGGACGAGCAGCACGTCGTCGAAGGTGAGCGCCTTTCCGATGATCTTGTCCTGCATGGATTCCTCCGGTTCCGGGCGCACGCGCCCTGTTTCGTGTTCAGCCCGCATGTCGCCGGGCCGTTGCTACAGGCCCAGGTATGCCTTCTTGACCGCATCGTTGGCAAGGAGCTTGTGGCAGGCGTCCTCGAGGGTGATGCGGCCATTTTCCATGACGTACCCGCGGTGCGCCACCTTGAGCGCCTGGTTGGCGTTCTGCTCCACCAGAAAGATGGTGGTGTTGCTCTCGCGGTTGATCTGCTTGATGATGTCGAAGATCTGCCGGATGATGAGCGGGGCCAGGCCAAGGCTCGGCTCGTCGAGGAGCAGCACCTTGGGCCGGGCCATCAGCGCGCGGCTTATGGCCAGCATCTGCTGCTCGCCCCCGGAAAGAGTGCCGCCAAGCTGCCTGCGGCGCTCGCGCAGGATGGGGAACAGGTCGAACACCTGCTCCAGGTCCCGGCCTATGCCGTCCTTGTCCGAGCGCAGAAAGGCGCCCATGTCCAGGTTCTCCTGCACGGTAAGGTCCGGAAAGATGAGGCGGCCTTCCGGCACCTGGCAAATGCCCTGCTGCACGATCTTGTTGGGCGCCACGCCGTTGATCACGCGGCCCTCGAACAGCACTTCGCCCCTGCGGGGGGGCGTCACGCCGCAGATGGTCATGAGCGTGGTGCTTTTCCCCGCGCCGTTGGCGCCGATGAGGGTGATGATCTCGCCCTCGCCCACGGTGATGGACACGTCGCGCAGGGCCTGGATGTTGCCGTAGTAGGTGTCTATGTTCTTAAGCTCAAGCATCGCTTTCCTCGCCCAGGTAGGCCCGGATGACCTGCGGATCGGCGCTGACCTCGGCCGGGGTTCCGGTTGAGATGACGCGGCCGTACTCCATGACGTAGATGCGGTCCGACAGGCTCATGACCATCTTCATGTCGTGCTCGATCAGAAGCACGGACACCTGGAACTCCTCGCGGATCTTGATGACCATCTCCTTGAGCTCCAGGGTCTCCTGGGGATTCATGCCCGCTGCGGGCTCATCCAGAAGCAGCAGGAAGGGGTCCGTGGCCAGGGCGCGCGCAATTTCAAGCCTTCTCTGCGCGCCGTAGGGCAGGTTTCTGGAATACTCCCCCGCCACATCCTCAAGTCCCACCTTCTTGAGCAGCTGGTAGCTGCGGTCCACCACGTCCTGTTCCTCGCGCCGGGTGGCCGGCGGCCGCAAAATCGCGCCCAGAATACCGCTTTTGGTGCGGCAGTGCCGCCCGATCATGACGTTCTCAAGGGCGGTCATGCTGGGGAACAGCCGGATATTCTGGAAGGTGCGCGCCATGCCCAGCTCGCACACGTGGTTGGTGCGCATTCCGTTGATGCGCCGCTCCCCGCCTTCGCGCGGGTAGGCCAGCACATTGCCCTCCGTGGGCACGTAGATGCCGGTGATGCAGTTGAAGAAAGTGGTCTTCCCCGCGCCGTTGGGGCCGATGAGCGCCACCACCTCGCCTTGGCGGACCTCCAGGTCCACATCCGAGAGGGCGCGCAGCCCGCCGAAGTTCATACTTATGTTGCGGACCGAAAGGACCGCCTTTGCGTTGGTATCCATCAGACCGCTTCCGTGTTGATCGTGTAGACCTTGCGCTTGGCGCGGATGAGCCCCTGCGGCCGGAAAACCATCACCAGGATCATGGTGGCCCCGAAGATGAGCATCCGGTACTCGGAGAAGGCGCGCATGTACTCGGGCAACAGGATGAGCAGAAACGCGCCCAGGATGACGCCCAGCACCGAGCCCATGCCGCCCAGCACCACGATGGCCAGGATCATGGCCGACTCCATGAAGGTGAAGCTGGCCGGATTGATGAAGGTGGTCTTGGCCGCGAACACCGCGCCCATGAGCGCCGCAAGGGTGGCCCCAAGGGCGAAGGCCATGAGCTTGGCGCGCGTGTTGTCTATGCCCATGGCCTGGCAGGCGATCTCGTCCTCGCGCAGGGCCAGCCACGCCCGGCCGATGCGCGAATCCTTGAGCCGGGCCGTGACGAAGATGGTCAGCAGGACCAGCACAAGCATGATGTAGTAGATGTAGGTGGTGGCTTGCTCCACCGAGTAGGGCACGCCGAAAAAGCCGGGGCGCGAAATATTGGCGATGCCGCTGGGCCCCTGGGAAAAGTCGCTCCAGTTCTCCAGCACCAGCCGCACAATCTGCCCGAAGCCCAGGGTCACGATGGCCAGGTAGTCGCCCCGCAGCCTGAGCACCGGAAAGCCCAGCAGGATGCCGAAGAAGGCCCCCATGATGCCCGCCAGCGGCAGCACGGCCCAGAAGCCCAGCTGGAAGTGCATGTTCAACAACGCGTAGGCATAGGCGCCAACGGCGTAGAAGGCCACATAGCCCAGGTCCAGCAAGCCGGCCAGCCCCACGGTGATGTTGAGTCCCAGGCCCAGCACCACGTATATCAACGCGCTGATGAGGATGTTGGTCTGGTACATGGAGAACACGAAGGGAAAGGCCACCGCCACCAGGAAGCCCAGGGCCAGAAGCGGCTTCACGATGCGGGGGTTCTCCAGCCAGGCGGACAGGACCGAGACGGCCTGTGCCGCGCCTGCCTGCCGGGCGGCCGCTCCCCGGTCGCGCCGGTCCATGAGGGCGTACCAGAACACGGCCAGCACAAAACTGCCCGCCAGCATGTAGGCCAGGTGCATCCAACGCCAGGTCACGGTCTTCTCCACCGTGTCCACGCGGATGACCATGATGGGCAGGGTCAGAAACGCCAGCCACAGGGCGGCCAGGGCGCTGCGCTTGAGGTTCGAGAGCACTGCGTTCATGGCCTACACCTTTTGCGCCCGCTGCTTGCCCAAAAGGCCGGCCGGGCGGAAGATCAGAATGAGCACCAGAAGCAGGAAGGCGAACACGTCCTCGTAGTCGCTGGAAACATAGCCCGCGGCGAAGCTCTCGGTCCAGCCCAGCACAAGGCCGCCCAGCATGGCGCCGGGAATGCTGCCGATGCCGCCCAGCACCGCCGCCGTGAAGGCCTTGATGCCCGCCAAAAAGCCGATGACGAAGTTGATCTGGCCGATGTGCGAGGCGATGAGCACGCCGCCCACGGCCGCCAGGCCGGACCCGATGACGAAGGTCGCGCTGATGACCTGGTCCACGTTGACGCCCACCAGCATGGCCATTTTGCGGTTCTGCGCCGTGGCGCGCATGGCCTTGCCCATGCGGGTGAACTTGATGAACAGCGTCAAGGCCACCATCACCGCAATGGAGGTGGCGATGATGAACAGGTCGCTGGTGGCCAGGAAATTTGCGTAGGGCTCCATGAACGCAAGGTCCGGAATGAGCCTGGGGAAGGGCAGAAAGTCCGGGGTCTGCGCCAGCATGATGTAATTCTGCAGCAGGATGGACATGCCGATGGCGGAGATGAGCGGCGCCAGCCGGGGCGCGCCGCGCAGGGGCTTGTAGGCGATCTTCTCCACCGTGTAGCCGTACGCCGCGGAGTACAGCACCGCGATGATGAGCGCGATGACCAGGATGGACAGGGCGGGCAGTCCCATGGCCGTAAGCACACCGGCCACAATGAGGCCCATGAACGCGCCGATCATGTAGATCTCGCCGTGGGCGAAGTTGATGAGCTCGATGATGCCGTAGACCATGGTGTAGCCGAGCGCGATGAGCGCGTACACGCTGCCGCGGGAGAGCCCGCCGAAAAAGAGCTGAAGAAAATATTCCATATGACCGTCCTGCCCGGGGAAGGAGCTTCCCGCGCGGCCTTTCACTTACAGAACCAGGGGACGGGCGCTTTTTCGCCCCCGCCCCCTGGCCGGATGTCACCTGCCCGGATGCCGGGCGGCGGAGGCTACTTCAACAGTTCGAACTTGCCGTCCTTCACCTGGTAGACGGAGAAGCTCACGCCCTCGGCGTCGCCTTTGGCGTCGAACTTGATCTTGCCCACCGTGGTCTCCACGTATTCCGCGCGCAGGGCGGCCACAACCTTGTCGTAGTCGGTGCTGCCGGCCTTGGCCACGGCGTTCAGCAGGGCCTGGGCGGCGGCGTAGCCCTGGGCGTAGAAGGAGCCGGGCTTGGAGCCGTAGGCCTTCTCGTGGTCGGCCACGGCCTTCTTGTAGATCTCGTTGTCGGCCGGGATCTGCGGACCGGTGACGTAGACGCCCTCGGCGTCGGGGCCGGCGGTCTTGATGAAGGTGTCGTCCTTCACGCCATCGTCGGAGACGAAGGCAATTTTGAGGCCCTTCTTGTGCATCTGGGTCACGATCTTGGAGGCCTCGGGATGGTAGCCGCCAAAAAGCACGGCGTCCGCGCCGGAGGCCTTGATCTTCTGGATCACGGCGGAGTAGTCCACGCCGCCGGGGGTGATGCCTTCGAACAGCGCCACGGTGGCCTTGCCTTCCTCAAGCGCCTTCTTGGCGCTGTCGGCGAAGCCCTTGCCGTAGTCGCCCTTGTCGTGCAGCACAGCCACCTTCTTGACTTTGAGCTCGGCCAGCGCGAACTCGGCTGCGGCCTTGCCCTGGACCAAGTCGTAGGAAATGGTGCGGAAGAAGTTGGGGTAGGCGCCGTCCTGGGTCAACTCGGTGCTGGTGGCCGAGGGGCTCATGACCACCACCTTGGCGTCCTTGTAGATGGGCAGGGCGGCCTTGGTGGCGCCGGAGCAGATGTGGCCGAGCACGATGCCGACCTTCTCGCTCACAAGCTTGGTGGCCGCGTTGGTGGCCAGCTCGGGCTTGCACTGGTCGTCCATGGGCAGCACTTCCACCTTCTTGCCGTTGATGCCGCCCTTGGCGTTCCACTCATCGGCCACCAGCTTGGCGGCGTTCAGCGTGGGCATCCCGTACGAGGCCAGATCGCCGGAGTGGGCGCCGGCCACGCCGAGCACGATGGTCTCCCCGGTCGGCGCGCCAGCGGTGGCGTTGGCCTCGGCTGCCTGCTCACCCTTCTTTTCGCCGCCGCAGCCAACGGCCAGCAAACCGGCCAGGGCCACACCAAGAACCGTCATCATCCATTTCGATTTCATGCTCCCTGCTCCTCCGAAAAAAAGGTTCGACCGGCCAAGAAATCCAGATATGCCTAGAGGCCGCGAAGTCTGGACCCCGCAGCCTTTTCCCACCTTGAAGGCGGCTATTTTAGTTGAATACCCGCCCGTGTCAATATGCGCAAGCCGTCCGACAGATCGGACAGCTACTGCCCCTTGCCCGCGGCAAGCTCCTCCTGGGCGCTCTTCAGCACATCGGAATCCTTTGGGTTCAGCTGCACGACTCGACGGAAGTGCGCATCGCCCTCGGCCGACTTCTGCATGTAGTGCTTGAGCAGAATGCCCATGTTGTAATGCGCCAGCGCATCGTCCGGCGCGGCCTTGAGCACGATGTCGAAGGATTTCTTCGCCTCCGCGTACTCCTTGCGCTCGAAGCGCACCATGCCCATGGCCCGGTGCGCGTCCGGGTTCCCCGGTTCGGCCTTGGCCGCCATTTGCGCAAATTCAAGCGCCTTGTCCCAGGCCTGCATCATCATGAAGGTGTTGGCCAGTTCCAGCAAAACCTTGGCGTCGTTCGGATTCTGCTCCACGCGGCGCATGAGCTCACGCAGTTGCTCCATGTCCACGCCCATCATCCCGGCCATGGGGCCGCCCATGGCGCTGGCGCCGCCCATGCCGCCCCGCTCCTGGTGCACCTCGACCACAAGCCCGCCGCCCTTCATGCGATAGACGAAGGAGCCCACGAACATCGTCACGATGACCGCAAGAAGCGCAAAAAGGATGAACTTCTGCCCGCCGCTCAAGGGGGCGTGCCTATCTATCGTGTCCGTCACGGAGCGTCTCCAGGTGTTGCAATCTGTTGGATATCGACCTGCCGCGCAGGCACAGGGCGATGGCATAGCCCGCCAAAAAAATCCAGACCGCGGCGTTGGCCGCAACGACATATCCGTTCATTTCCCCTCCCTAGCGCGAGAGCATGAGCGCCTGGGCGCGCTCCTCAGCGCGGCCAAGACGGTAGCGTGCCAAGAGCAACGCCAGCCACAGCACCCCGAAGGCGGCCAGATTGGCCAGCATGGCGTGCCACATCTCCGGCTCCATGCCGCCGCCCTGGCTGGCCAGC
This genomic stretch from Humidesulfovibrio mexicanus harbors:
- a CDS encoding ABC transporter ATP-binding protein, whose product is MLELKNIDTYYGNIQALRDVSITVGEGEIITLIGANGAGKSTTLMTICGVTPPRRGEVLFEGRVINGVAPNKIVQQGICQVPEGRLIFPDLTVQENLDMGAFLRSDKDGIGRDLEQVFDLFPILRERRRQLGGTLSGGEQQMLAISRALMARPKVLLLDEPSLGLAPLIIRQIFDIIKQINRESNTTIFLVEQNANQALKVAHRGYVMENGRITLEDACHKLLANDAVKKAYLGL
- a CDS encoding ABC transporter ATP-binding protein, giving the protein MDTNAKAVLSVRNISMNFGGLRALSDVDLEVRQGEVVALIGPNGAGKTTFFNCITGIYVPTEGNVLAYPREGGERRINGMRTNHVCELGMARTFQNIRLFPSMTALENVMIGRHCRTKSGILGAILRPPATRREEQDVVDRSYQLLKKVGLEDVAGEYSRNLPYGAQRRLEIARALATDPFLLLLDEPAAGMNPQETLELKEMVIKIREEFQVSVLLIEHDMKMVMSLSDRIYVMEYGRVISTGTPAEVSADPQVIRAYLGEESDA
- a CDS encoding tetratricopeptide repeat protein: MTDTIDRHAPLSGGQKFILFALLAVIVTMFVGSFVYRMKGGGLVVEVHQERGGMGGASAMGGPMAGMMGVDMEQLRELMRRVEQNPNDAKVLLELANTFMMMQAWDKALEFAQMAAKAEPGNPDAHRAMGMVRFERKEYAEAKKSFDIVLKAAPDDALAHYNMGILLKHYMQKSAEGDAHFRRVVQLNPKDSDVLKSAQEELAAGKGQ
- a CDS encoding CcmD family protein, yielding MNGYVVAANAAVWIFLAGYAIALCLRGRSISNRLQHLETLRDGHDR
- a CDS encoding ABC transporter permease subunit; this translates as MNAVLSNLKRSALAALWLAFLTLPIMVIRVDTVEKTVTWRWMHLAYMLAGSFVLAVFWYALMDRRDRGAAARQAGAAQAVSVLSAWLENPRIVKPLLALGFLVAVAFPFVFSMYQTNILISALIYVVLGLGLNITVGLAGLLDLGYVAFYAVGAYAYALLNMHFQLGFWAVLPLAGIMGAFFGILLGFPVLRLRGDYLAIVTLGFGQIVRLVLENWSDFSQGPSGIANISRPGFFGVPYSVEQATTYIYYIMLVLVLLTIFVTARLKDSRIGRAWLALREDEIACQAMGIDNTRAKLMAFALGATLAALMGAVFAAKTTFINPASFTFMESAMILAIVVLGGMGSVLGVILGAFLLILLPEYMRAFSEYRMLIFGATMILVMVFRPQGLIRAKRKVYTINTEAV
- a CDS encoding branched-chain amino acid ABC transporter permease, with translation MEYFLQLFFGGLSRGSVYALIALGYTMVYGIIELINFAHGEIYMIGAFMGLIVAGVLTAMGLPALSILVIALIIAVLYSAAYGYTVEKIAYKPLRGAPRLAPLISAIGMSILLQNYIMLAQTPDFLPFPRLIPDLAFMEPYANFLATSDLFIIATSIAVMVALTLFIKFTRMGKAMRATAQNRKMAMLVGVNVDQVISATFVIGSGLAAVGGVLIASHIGQINFVIGFLAGIKAFTAAVLGGIGSIPGAMLGGLVLGWTESFAAGYVSSDYEDVFAFLLLVLILIFRPAGLLGKQRAQKV
- a CDS encoding branched-chain amino acid ABC transporter substrate-binding protein, producing MKSKWMMTVLGVALAGLLAVGCGGEKKGEQAAEANATAGAPTGETIVLGVAGAHSGDLASYGMPTLNAAKLVADEWNAKGGINGKKVEVLPMDDQCKPELATNAATKLVSEKVGIVLGHICSGATKAALPIYKDAKVVVMSPSATSTELTQDGAYPNFFRTISYDLVQGKAAAEFALAELKVKKVAVLHDKGDYGKGFADSAKKALEEGKATVALFEGITPGGVDYSAVIQKIKASGADAVLFGGYHPEASKIVTQMHKKGLKIAFVSDDGVKDDTFIKTAGPDAEGVYVTGPQIPADNEIYKKAVADHEKAYGSKPGSFYAQGYAAAQALLNAVAKAGSTDYDKVVAALRAEYVETTVGKIKFDAKGDAEGVSFSVYQVKDGKFELLK